The Parus major isolate Abel chromosome 5, Parus_major1.1, whole genome shotgun sequence genome contains a region encoding:
- the WDHD1 gene encoding WD repeat and HMG-box DNA-binding protein 1 gives MPSTQKPMRYGHTEGHTDVFFNDTGSCIVTCGSDGDVRIWENLDDDDPKSINVGEKAFSCALKNGRLITAVSNNAVQIHTFPEGAPDGILTRFTMHVNHVTFSPDGTKVAAGSSDFMIKVVEVTNSSKQKTFRGHDAPVLSLSFDPKDVYLASASCDGSVRVWNLADQTCTKSWLLLQKCNDVIDAKSICRLAWQPGTGKLLAVPVDKAVELFRRETWDSQFNLSDASITQPLNVVVWSPCGQFLAAGSVDGNIVVWNVETQQCIERMKHEKKYSICGLAWHPKYKQIAYTDTEGNLGLLENIGDVEKPHDKVASAVAKDYNDLFDGDDDDYLNGDMIEPPSSPKTGENEDDADDLMQPPGHTRRAVIHDDDDDDNSLDIGLIKASSGLLGKDDDGDDETGGFSALPPSSTQQPFYDGPMPTPRQKPFQSGSTPVHLMHRFMVWNSVGIIRCYNDEQDNAIDIEFHDTSVHHATHLPNSLSHTMADLSTEAILLACESTEELASKLHCIHFGSWDANKEWTVDMPKDEEIEAICLGQGWAACATTALLVRVFTVGGVQKEIFSLPGPVVSMAGHGEQLMVVYHRGTGFDGDQCLGVQLMELGMKKRQILHGDPLSLTRKSYLVWVGFSAEGTPCYVDSEGIVQMLNRGLGNTWIPVCNTREHCKGKYDHYWVVGIHENPQQLRCIPCKGARFPPTLPRPAVVILPFKLPYCQVETEKGQMEEQYWRSVVFHSHVDYLSKNGYEFDENAKNQAVKEQQELLMKLFALSCKLEREFRCVELADLMTHNVVNLAIKYASRSRRLNLAQRLSELAVEKASELAAAQEDEEEEEDFRQHSNAGYSSSATKWGQLPGRNVQQDQEVEDAEEIDACEEAEETPEVHKEKEPNSFSKSVTSAEVTTPKPALVASSSRGRVNPFKVSPSKKDPVAPSVNILDNMTKYSKKTSSSGSRAVNKQNPPVIKPLTPKPKTKQVLAASFFQARTAASNSGEKIVEQREQKAGNESQEAKVTAQENTENRRPKTGFQMWLEENRANILTDNPDLNEAEVIKEGMSRFRMLTSEERMVWTEKARGGSIGDSAEDKKRKRPTAEEDEVKKSQEQKSEDTNVSKKSKPLDPSTNNRLSSFAFKQS, from the exons ATGCCATCGACACAGAAGCCCATGCGGTATGGCCACACCGAGGGACACACCGATGTCTTCTTCAATGACACCGGCAG CTGTATTGTGACTTGTGGCAGTGATGGAGATGTTAGGATTTGGGAAAACCTGGATGACGATGATCCAAAGTCCATTAATGTGGGAGAAAAGGCCTTCTCATGTGCTCTGAAG AATGGAAGGCTGATCACAGCAGTCTCCAACAACGCTGTCCAGATCCACACATTTCCTGAGGGAGCTCCTGATGGGATCCTCACTCGTTTCACCATGCACGTCAACCATGTCACCTTTAGTCCTGATGGCACCAAAGTTGCTGCTGGATCCAG TGACTTTATGATCAAAGTTGTGGAGGTGACCAATAGCAGCAAGCAGAAAACATTCCGAGGACACGATGCTCCTGTTTTAAGCCTGTCTTTTGACCCCAAGGATGTTTACCtg GCCTCAGCGAGCTGTGACGGTTCTGTCAGAGTCTGGAACCTTGCAGATCAG acatGCACGAaaagctggctgctgctgcagaaatgtaaTGATGTGATAGATGCTAAATCAATCTGCAGGCTTGCCTGGCAACCTGGCACTGGCAAG ctgctggcagttCCTGTAGATAAAGCTGTTGAACTCTTCAGAAGAGAAACCTGGGATAGCCAATTCAATCTGTCAGATGCCTCCATCACACAG ccCTTGAATGTTGTGGTCTGGTCTCCTTGTGGGCAGTTCCTGGCAGCTGGAAGTGTGGATGGCAATATAGTGGTGTGGAATGTGGAAACCCAGCAGTGCATAGAGAG GATGAAGCACGAGAAAAAATACTCAATTTGTGGACTGGCATGGCACCctaaatataaacaaattgCTTACACAGACACTGAAGGAAATCTGGGGCTGTTGGAGAATATTGGTGATGTAGAGAAGCCACATGACAAG GTTGCCAGTGCAGTGGCCAAAGACTACAATGATCTGTTTGAtggagatgatgatgattatttaAATGGGGATATGATTGAACCACCTTCTTCCccaaaaactggagaaaatgaggatGATGCTGATGACCTTATGCAACCCCCAGGCCATACGAGACGGGCAGTAAttcatgatgatgatgatgatgataactCACTAG ATATTGGGTTGATAAAAGCTAGTTCTGGCCTTCTTGGAAaggatgatgatggtgatgatgagACTGGTGGCTTTTCAGCTTTGCCACCATCATCTACACAACAGCCTTTCTATGATGGGCCAATGCCAACCCCCAGGCAAAAGCCCTTCCAGTCTGGCTCCACTCCTGTGCATCTCATGCATCGCTTCATG GTGTGGAACTCGGTTGGAATCATTCGCTGCTACAACGACGAGCAGGACAACGCCATAGACATCGAATTCCACGACACCTCTGTGCATCATGCCACACACCTCCCCAACTCCCTGAGCCACACCATGGCTGACCTCTCCACTGAAGCCATTCTGCTGGCCTGTGAGAGTACAGAGGAACTTGCAAG CAAGCTCCACTGCATCCATTTTGGCTCCTGGGATGCCAACAAGGAGTGGACTGTGGATATGCCAAAGGATGAGGAGATTGAGGCCATCTGTCTgggtcagggctgggctgcctgtgccaccactgccctgctggTCCGTGTGTTCACAGTTGGAGGAGttcaaaaagagattttcagtcTCCCAGGCCCAGTGGTGTCCATGGCAGGACATGGAGAGCAGCTGATGGTTGTTTATCACAGAG GTACTGGATTTGATGGGGACCAGTGCCTTGGGGTAcagctgatggagctgggaatgaagaaaaggcaaattttgCATGGAGACCCTCTTTCTCTTACAAGGAAATCCTATTTGGTGTGGGTTGGATTCTCTGCTGAAG GTACCCCTTGTTACGTGGATTCCGAGGGAATTGTGCAGATGCTGAACCGAGGACTTGGCAACACTTGGATTCCAGTGTGCAACACCAGAGAGCATTGCAAAGGGAAATATGATCATTATTGGGTCGTTGGCATCCATGAAaatccccagcagctcag GTGTATTCCTTGTAAAGGAGCCCGGTTCCCTCCCACCCTGCCACGACCTGCTGTAGTAATCCTGCCTTTTAAACTTCCTTATTGCCAAGTTGAAACAGAGAAGGGGCAGATGGAG gaacagTACTGGCGTTCTGTTGTATTTCACAGCCACGTGGATTACTTGTCAAAAAATGGCTATGAATTTGATGAAAATGCTAAAAATCAGGCAGTGAAAGAACAGCAGGAACTTCTAATGAAGCTGTTTGCT CTTTCCTGTAAGCTGGAGCGTGAGTTCCGCTGCGTGGAACTCGCTGACCTCATGACCCACAACGTGGTGAATTTGGCCATCAAATACGCCTCCCGCTCCCGCAGGCTGAACTTAGCCCAGCGCCTCAGCGAGCTGGCTGTGGAAAAAGcctcagagctggcagcagcacaggaagatgaggaggaggaagaggatttCCGACAGCACTCGAACGCTGG ttacagcagctctgccacgAAGTGGGGtcagctgccaggcaggaatgTGCAGCAGGACCAAGAAGTGGAAGATGCTGAAGAAATTGATGCCTgtgaggaagcagaagaaacCCCAGAAGTGCATAAagaga aagAGCCAAATAGTTTCTCCAAAAGTGTCACTTCAGCAGAGGTGACTACTCCAAAGCCTG CTCTGGTTGCATCCAGCAGCCGAGGACGAGTGAATCCATTTAAG GTGTCACCCAGCAAAAAGGACCCAGTGGCCCCctcagtaaatattttagacAATATGACCAAATACtcaaagaaaacatcttcaTCTGGCAGTAGAGCTGTAAACAAGCAGAACCCTCCAGTTATAAAGCCTCTGACTCCCAAACCCAAGACCAAGCAG GTTTTAGCAGCCTCCTTCTTCCAGGCTCGCACAGCTGCATCTAATTCTGGTGAAAAAATAGTGgaacaaagagaacaaaaagcaggaaaCGAGTCCCAAGAAGCCAAAGtcactgcacaggaaaacactgaaaacagaag ACCAAAGACAGGTTTCCAGATGTGGCTAGAAGAGAACAGAGCAAACATTTTGACAGATAATCCTGATCTGAACGAAGCAGAAGTAATAAAAGAAGGCATGAGTCGATTTAGAATGCTGACATCAGAGGAAAGGATG GTGTGGACTGAGAAAGCAAGAGGAGGAAGCATTGGTGACtcagcagaagacaaaaagcGAAAACGTCCCACAGCTGAGGAAGATGAAGTGAAAAAGAGCCAGGAGCAGAAATCCGAGGACACAAATGTATCCAAAAAATCCAAGCCTTTAGATCCATCCACAAACAACAGATTGTCATCTTTTGCCTTCAAGCAGAGCTAG